The following are encoded in a window of Microbacterium sp. LWO13-1.2 genomic DNA:
- the metE gene encoding 5-methyltetrahydropteroyltriglutamate--homocysteine S-methyltransferase: MTAFPEGTILGYPRIGRRRELKKAIESFWAGRIDEQELARTSAELRATTRERLAALGLGRTDSAIPESFSYYDQVLDAAVTVGAIPTRFEGLRAADGTIGLPAYFTIARGEGERAPLEMTKWFDSNYHYLVPEIGPETAFSLSSDRLVREVAEGVAAGFVTRPVVVGPVTLLALAKASDDAPEGFDPLSRLDDLLPVYVELLARLKDAGAEWVQLDEPALVSESLPASVAQLSDAAARALAVLGGATERPSILVAAPYAELGEVFPVLAAAPVEAIAVDLVRGGVPTAAAGLESKTLVGGVIDGHNIWRGDLAAAYDKLEALRGLGAAAVAASTSTSLLHVPHNVADETKLDARLVSWLAFADQKVEQVVVLARGLGQGRAAIEDELAAASAALEDRLSAPGVRDGLVRQRELSEADFSRVSYEERETAQEALGLPALPLTTIGSFPQTGDIRRARAQYGRGELPQEDYEDFLRREIDSVVSLQEELGLDVLVHGEPERNDMVQYFAENLDGFAVTENGWVQSYGSRATRPSILWGDVSRPAPITVDWSSYAQSLTVKHMKGMLTGPVTILAWSFVRDDQPLGETANQVALALREEIADLETAGIEIIQVDEPALRELLPLKQADQAAYLDWSVASFRLSTGGAAAGTQIHTHLCYSEFGVVIDAIRALDADVTSIEAARSRMEVVTDIAEVGFDHGIGPGVYDIHSPRVPSTSEIEALLRRAVEEIPTRQLWVNPDCGLKTRGYAETTESLRNIVEATRRVREDVNVTA; encoded by the coding sequence ATGACTGCATTCCCCGAGGGAACCATCCTCGGCTACCCCCGTATCGGTCGCCGCCGCGAACTCAAGAAGGCCATCGAGTCGTTCTGGGCCGGCCGCATCGACGAGCAGGAACTCGCGCGCACCTCCGCAGAGCTGCGGGCTACGACCCGCGAGCGGCTCGCTGCACTGGGCCTCGGCCGCACCGACTCCGCCATCCCCGAGTCGTTCTCGTACTACGACCAGGTGCTCGACGCCGCCGTCACGGTTGGCGCGATCCCGACCCGTTTCGAGGGCCTGCGCGCTGCAGACGGCACGATCGGCCTGCCCGCGTACTTCACCATCGCCCGCGGCGAGGGGGAGCGCGCGCCGCTCGAGATGACGAAGTGGTTCGACTCGAACTACCACTACCTGGTGCCGGAGATCGGGCCGGAGACGGCCTTCTCGCTCTCCAGCGACCGCCTCGTGCGTGAGGTGGCCGAGGGCGTCGCCGCCGGCTTCGTGACCCGTCCCGTTGTCGTGGGTCCGGTGACGCTGCTTGCTCTCGCCAAGGCGTCGGATGACGCCCCCGAGGGCTTTGACCCGCTGTCCCGTCTCGACGACCTGCTCCCGGTCTATGTCGAGCTCCTGGCACGCCTGAAGGATGCCGGCGCCGAATGGGTGCAGCTCGACGAGCCCGCGCTGGTCAGCGAGTCGCTTCCCGCATCCGTCGCGCAGCTCTCCGATGCCGCAGCCCGTGCGCTCGCGGTGCTCGGCGGCGCGACCGAGCGTCCGTCGATCCTCGTCGCCGCACCCTACGCCGAGCTCGGCGAGGTGTTCCCCGTGCTCGCCGCTGCGCCCGTCGAGGCGATCGCCGTCGACCTCGTCCGCGGCGGTGTGCCGACGGCAGCTGCCGGACTCGAGAGCAAGACCCTCGTCGGCGGCGTCATCGACGGCCACAACATCTGGCGCGGCGACCTCGCGGCGGCCTACGACAAGCTGGAAGCCCTCCGCGGGCTCGGCGCTGCTGCGGTCGCCGCATCCACCTCGACCTCGCTGCTGCACGTGCCGCACAATGTCGCGGACGAGACCAAGCTCGACGCTCGCCTGGTCTCCTGGCTCGCGTTCGCGGATCAGAAGGTCGAGCAGGTCGTCGTTCTCGCCCGTGGCCTCGGCCAGGGCCGCGCTGCGATCGAGGATGAGCTCGCTGCGGCATCCGCTGCACTCGAGGACCGTCTGAGCGCACCCGGCGTCCGCGACGGACTGGTCCGGCAGCGCGAGCTCAGCGAGGCCGACTTCTCGCGGGTCTCGTACGAGGAGCGCGAGACGGCGCAGGAGGCGCTGGGGCTGCCGGCTCTGCCGCTCACCACGATCGGCTCGTTCCCGCAGACCGGCGACATCCGCCGGGCGCGCGCGCAGTACGGGCGTGGCGAGCTCCCGCAGGAGGACTACGAGGACTTCCTGCGGCGCGAGATCGACAGCGTCGTCTCGCTGCAGGAGGAGCTCGGTCTCGACGTGCTGGTGCACGGCGAGCCGGAGCGCAACGACATGGTGCAGTACTTCGCCGAGAACCTCGACGGCTTCGCGGTCACCGAGAACGGCTGGGTGCAGTCCTACGGGTCGCGGGCGACCCGCCCGTCGATCCTGTGGGGCGACGTGTCGCGTCCTGCCCCGATCACGGTCGACTGGTCCTCGTACGCGCAGTCCCTGACCGTGAAGCACATGAAGGGCATGCTCACCGGACCGGTCACGATCCTGGCGTGGTCGTTCGTGCGCGACGACCAGCCGCTGGGCGAGACCGCCAACCAGGTCGCGCTGGCGCTCCGCGAGGAGATCGCCGACCTCGAGACCGCCGGCATCGAGATCATCCAGGTCGACGAGCCGGCACTGCGCGAGCTGCTGCCGCTGAAGCAGGCCGACCAGGCTGCATACCTGGACTGGTCGGTGGCATCTTTCCGCCTGTCCACGGGTGGCGCGGCCGCTGGCACGCAGATCCACACGCACCTCTGTTACTCGGAGTTCGGCGTCGTGATCGATGCGATCCGTGCCCTCGACGCCGATGTCACCTCGATCGAGGCGGCACGCAGCCGCATGGAGGTCGTCACCGACATCGCCGAGGTCGGCTTCGACCACGGCATCGGCCCTGGCGTGTACGACATCCACTCGCCGCGCGTTCCGAGCACATCGGAGATCGAAGCGCTGCTGCGCCGTGCCGTCGAGGAGATCCCGACGCGTCAGCTCTGGGTCAACCCGGACTGCGGCCTGAAGACCCGCGGCTACGCCGAGACGACCGAGTCGCTGCGCAACATCGTCGAGGCCACTCGTCGCGTGCGCGAGGACGTGAACGTCACGGCCTGA
- the lexA gene encoding transcriptional repressor LexA, protein MSENSAPESEAPRTRRRKSLSPKQMAILEVIQTSIASHGYPPSMREIGDAVGLKSLSSVTHQLGQLELSGYLRRDPGKTRAMEVLIDLPGQSGENPADAMTPVGDAAMVPLVGRIAAGVPITADQQVEEIFPLPRQLVGKGDLFMLKVSGESMIDAAICDGDWVVIRSQNSAENGEIVAAMLDGEATVKTFRQRDGHTWLLPRNSSFEPILGDEATVLGKVVAVLRAV, encoded by the coding sequence ATGAGCGAGAACTCAGCCCCCGAGTCAGAGGCACCGCGAACGCGCCGTCGGAAGAGCCTCAGCCCGAAGCAGATGGCGATCCTCGAGGTCATCCAGACGTCGATCGCCAGCCATGGTTACCCGCCGAGCATGCGCGAGATCGGCGATGCCGTCGGCCTCAAGTCGCTCTCCAGCGTCACTCATCAGCTCGGACAACTGGAGCTCAGCGGTTACCTGCGCCGCGACCCGGGCAAGACCCGCGCGATGGAGGTGCTCATCGACCTCCCCGGTCAGAGCGGCGAGAACCCTGCTGACGCGATGACACCGGTGGGCGATGCGGCGATGGTGCCTCTGGTCGGTCGTATCGCGGCCGGTGTGCCGATCACCGCCGATCAGCAGGTCGAGGAGATATTCCCGCTCCCCCGCCAACTCGTCGGCAAGGGCGATCTGTTCATGCTCAAGGTGTCCGGCGAATCGATGATCGACGCCGCGATCTGCGACGGCGACTGGGTCGTCATCCGCTCGCAGAACAGCGCGGAGAACGGCGAGATCGTCGCGGCGATGCTCGACGGTGAGGCGACCGTGAAGACGTTCCGCCAGCGCGACGGTCATACCTGGCTGCTCCCCCGCAACTCCTCCTTCGAGCCGATCCTCGGCGATGAGGCCACCGTGCTCGGCAAGGTCGTCGCGGTGCTGCGCGCGGTCTGA
- a CDS encoding LysM peptidoglycan-binding domain-containing protein → MSTITFSNAAVIPARPATRLRLTVRGRRLLLAVAALPLAVGIAFAAISGGGAIASGESVATATFETVTVMPGDTLWSIAGDVAPDADPRDVIGEISRLNLLQDGMLQIGQELAIPAQFSH, encoded by the coding sequence ATGAGCACCATCACCTTCAGCAATGCGGCAGTCATCCCGGCACGCCCGGCGACGCGGCTTCGGCTGACGGTTCGCGGTCGTCGTCTGCTCCTCGCAGTCGCTGCTCTCCCGCTCGCCGTCGGCATCGCCTTCGCGGCGATCAGCGGTGGGGGTGCGATCGCCTCGGGTGAGAGCGTCGCAACCGCCACCTTCGAGACGGTGACGGTGATGCCGGGCGACACCCTGTGGTCGATCGCCGGAGACGTCGCCCCGGACGCCGATCCCCGCGATGTCATCGGAGAGATCTCCCGACTCAACCTGCTGCAGGACGGCATGCTCCAGATCGGGCAGGAACTCGCGATTCCCGCCCAGTTCTCCCACTGA
- a CDS encoding histidinol-phosphate transaminase, producing the protein MTASLDDLPLRDDLRGLTPYGAPQAPLPIALNVNENTHPVPDEVASDILDDIAVALRDVNRYPDREFTTLREGFAEYLGHGLDADQIWAGNGSNEVLQHILQAFAGPGRTAFGFAPTYSMYPLIAQGTGARWIAGVREPDYTITPEEAVAQVEQVDPDVILLCSPNNPTGTPLGLDVIEAVYEVARGVVIVDEAYQEFAPKEAASALSLLEGRPRLAVSRTMSKAFAFAGARVGYLAADPAFIDALRLVRLPYHLSALTQAAAVAALRNSAIMLSMVDEIVEQRDRITATLEALGYTPHESWSNFVLFGGVSDPKRTWQQLYDRGVLIRDVGIPGHLRVTAGTEAESTAFLDALASIESAS; encoded by the coding sequence GTGACCGCCTCTCTCGACGACCTGCCGCTGCGTGACGATCTTCGCGGGCTCACCCCGTACGGCGCACCGCAGGCACCGCTTCCGATCGCCCTCAACGTCAACGAGAACACGCACCCGGTGCCCGATGAGGTGGCCAGCGACATCCTCGACGACATCGCCGTCGCGCTGCGGGACGTGAACCGATACCCCGACCGCGAGTTCACCACCCTGCGCGAGGGATTCGCCGAGTACCTCGGCCACGGTCTGGACGCGGATCAGATCTGGGCCGGCAACGGTTCCAATGAGGTGCTGCAGCACATCCTTCAGGCCTTTGCGGGGCCGGGGCGCACGGCGTTCGGGTTCGCACCCACCTACTCCATGTATCCGCTGATCGCTCAGGGGACGGGTGCGCGGTGGATCGCCGGGGTGCGGGAGCCGGACTACACGATCACGCCGGAGGAGGCGGTCGCGCAGGTCGAACAGGTCGACCCCGACGTCATCCTCCTCTGTTCGCCGAACAACCCCACCGGAACACCGCTCGGCCTCGACGTCATCGAAGCCGTGTACGAGGTTGCGCGTGGCGTCGTCATCGTCGATGAGGCCTATCAGGAGTTCGCGCCGAAGGAGGCGGCATCCGCGTTGTCCCTCCTCGAAGGACGCCCTCGTCTTGCCGTGTCCCGAACGATGAGCAAGGCGTTCGCCTTCGCCGGTGCGCGCGTCGGCTATCTCGCCGCTGACCCCGCCTTCATCGACGCGTTGCGACTGGTGCGGCTGCCGTATCACCTGAGCGCGCTCACGCAGGCGGCGGCCGTCGCCGCGCTGCGCAACTCCGCGATCATGCTGAGCATGGTCGACGAGATCGTCGAGCAGCGTGATCGCATCACTGCGACGCTGGAGGCGCTCGGATACACGCCGCACGAGTCCTGGTCGAACTTCGTGCTGTTCGGCGGGGTCAGCGACCCCAAGCGCACCTGGCAGCAGCTCTACGACCGCGGTGTCCTCATTCGCGACGTCGGCATCCCCGGGCACCTGAGAGTCACCGCCGGAACCGAGGCCGAGAGCACCGCATTTCTGGATGCTCTCGCGTCGATAGAATCAGCATCATGA
- the hisB gene encoding imidazoleglycerol-phosphate dehydratase HisB, whose translation MSAPRTASRVRSTSESTVELELNLDGTGASRIDTSVPFFDHMLTAFAKHSLTDLTVRASGDTHIDAHHTVEDVSIVLGQAIAEALGDKSGISRYGDALVPLDEALAQAVVDISGRPYLVHDGEPAGFEHHLIGGHFTGSLVRHSFEAITFGAGLTVHIRVLGGRDPHHIAEAEYKAFARAFRQAKALDPLVDGIPSTKGAL comes from the coding sequence ATGAGCGCCCCCCGCACCGCCAGTCGCGTCCGCAGCACGTCGGAGTCCACCGTCGAACTGGAACTGAACCTCGACGGCACCGGTGCGAGCCGCATCGACACGTCCGTGCCGTTCTTCGACCACATGCTCACCGCGTTCGCGAAGCACTCGCTCACCGACCTCACCGTGCGCGCCTCCGGCGACACCCACATCGACGCGCACCACACCGTCGAGGACGTGTCCATCGTCCTCGGGCAGGCGATCGCCGAGGCGCTGGGCGACAAGTCCGGCATCTCACGGTACGGCGATGCGCTCGTTCCACTCGACGAGGCGCTTGCGCAGGCCGTGGTCGACATCAGTGGGCGTCCGTATCTCGTGCATGACGGTGAGCCGGCTGGATTCGAGCACCACCTCATCGGCGGTCACTTCACCGGTTCGCTCGTGCGCCACTCCTTCGAAGCGATCACCTTCGGCGCCGGACTCACCGTGCACATCCGGGTGCTCGGCGGGCGCGACCCGCACCACATCGCCGAGGCGGAGTACAAGGCGTTCGCTCGCGCGTTCCGCCAGGCGAAGGCGCTCGACCCGCTCGTCGATGGCATCCCGTCCACCAAGGGTGCACTGTGA
- the hisH gene encoding imidazole glycerol phosphate synthase subunit HisH has translation MTRTPRIAVFDYESGNVHSAVKALIAAGADAVLTGDRKEALEADGLVVPGVGAFAAVRDALKARGGDEIIDRRLAGGRPVLGICVGMQVLFEHGVERGQDSEGLGEWPGAVTELNAPVLPHMGWNTVEPGSGSVLFEGIEQERFYFVHSYAAQAWELDVIPPFPQPVLTWTTYGDPFLAAVENGPLSATQFHPEKSGEAGIRLLRNWVQSLT, from the coding sequence GTGACGCGCACGCCTCGCATCGCCGTCTTCGACTACGAGTCCGGCAACGTGCACTCTGCCGTGAAGGCGCTCATCGCCGCCGGCGCGGATGCTGTGCTCACCGGTGACCGCAAAGAGGCGCTCGAGGCCGATGGCCTCGTCGTTCCCGGCGTCGGTGCCTTCGCGGCCGTCCGAGACGCGCTCAAGGCGCGCGGCGGTGACGAGATCATCGATCGACGTCTCGCCGGGGGGCGTCCGGTGCTGGGCATCTGCGTCGGGATGCAGGTGCTGTTCGAGCACGGCGTCGAGCGCGGGCAGGATTCCGAGGGCCTCGGCGAGTGGCCTGGTGCGGTGACCGAGCTCAACGCGCCGGTATTGCCGCACATGGGCTGGAACACCGTCGAACCCGGTTCGGGAAGCGTGCTCTTCGAGGGCATCGAACAGGAGCGGTTCTATTTCGTGCACTCCTACGCCGCGCAGGCCTGGGAACTCGACGTCATCCCACCGTTCCCGCAGCCGGTCCTGACGTGGACCACCTACGGCGATCCGTTCCTCGCAGCCGTGGAGAACGGACCGCTGTCGGCGACCCAGTTCCACCCCGAGAAGTCCGGCGAGGCCGGAATCCGGCTGCTGCGCAACTGGGTGCAGTCGCTGACCTGA
- a CDS encoding AAA family ATPase, with translation MANDSDLRGVGPLRRGNPEPVNVPEAVSAEPVFEERVHEEPLPAGLLFDVPITAGEVPRVAATPSAAPLITAPERELEVASEPAPSRRTQRDRAERPSFLHQERREEPARRGARGALNRLGFSLRPSAAEQAVRDDEHAVSQHWPGPRTVAVVNGKGGAGKTPTTVLLSAVFAQYGGAGVLAWDNNQTRGTLGWRTESGPHDRTLLELLPETERLLGARGQSADLAHFVHHQPREKYDVLRSKPIRLAHENRLNPDDVDAIHAVAAKFYRLIIIDSGNDESDPMWLRMIDRADQIVVATTTRDDHAEAGALLLEALEERDARSAQLARQSVVVVTQADPKASQADVDQIVDGYGSLAREVVTIPFDRGIVDGALKLGALDPVTKRAWLSAAAAVARGL, from the coding sequence ATGGCCAACGATTCTGATCTGCGCGGAGTCGGTCCGCTGCGACGTGGCAACCCCGAACCCGTGAACGTGCCTGAAGCGGTCTCCGCCGAACCCGTGTTCGAAGAGCGCGTCCATGAGGAGCCGCTCCCCGCGGGCCTCCTCTTCGACGTGCCGATCACCGCCGGCGAGGTTCCGCGGGTGGCAGCGACGCCGAGCGCTGCACCGTTGATCACGGCACCGGAGCGCGAGCTCGAAGTCGCCTCAGAACCCGCGCCCTCACGCCGCACGCAGCGGGACCGCGCGGAGCGGCCGTCGTTCCTGCATCAGGAGCGGCGCGAGGAGCCGGCCCGCCGCGGCGCACGGGGCGCGCTGAATCGTCTCGGGTTCTCGCTGCGTCCGAGCGCCGCCGAGCAGGCGGTCCGTGACGACGAGCACGCTGTCAGCCAGCACTGGCCAGGCCCGCGGACCGTCGCGGTCGTGAACGGCAAGGGCGGCGCCGGGAAGACGCCGACAACAGTGCTCCTCTCGGCGGTCTTCGCCCAGTACGGAGGCGCCGGCGTCCTGGCATGGGACAACAATCAGACCAGGGGCACCCTCGGCTGGCGCACGGAAAGCGGCCCGCACGATCGCACGCTCCTCGAACTCCTGCCCGAGACGGAGCGGCTGCTCGGTGCGCGCGGTCAGTCTGCCGATCTCGCGCATTTCGTCCACCACCAGCCGCGGGAGAAGTACGACGTCCTGCGCTCCAAGCCGATCAGGCTCGCCCACGAGAACCGACTCAACCCCGACGACGTCGACGCGATCCACGCCGTCGCTGCCAAGTTCTATCGCCTGATCATCATCGATTCGGGCAACGACGAGTCCGATCCGATGTGGCTGCGGATGATCGATCGCGCCGACCAGATCGTGGTGGCGACGACCACTCGAGACGACCACGCAGAAGCCGGAGCACTCCTGCTGGAGGCGCTCGAGGAGCGCGATGCGCGGTCAGCGCAGCTGGCCCGACAGTCGGTGGTCGTGGTGACGCAGGCCGATCCCAAGGCATCGCAGGCAGACGTCGATCAGATCGTGGACGGGTACGGGTCTCTTGCACGCGAAGTCGTGACCATCCCGTTCGACCGTGGGATCGTGGACGGCGCGCTCAAGCTGGGTGCGCTGGATCCGGTCACGAAGCGGGCCTGGCTGTCGGCCGCGGCAGCCGTCGCCCGCGGACTCTGA
- the priA gene encoding bifunctional 1-(5-phosphoribosyl)-5-((5-phosphoribosylamino)methylideneamino)imidazole-4-carboxamide isomerase/phosphoribosylanthranilate isomerase PriA — protein MNDFASTPTLTLLPAVDVAGGKAVRLTQGEAGTETNYGDPLDAAGEWVAQGAKWIHLVDLDAAFGRGSNTPILRKVIKQFRNVNVELSGGIRDDATLEAALESGATRINLGTAALENPEWAADVIGRYGEAIAVGLDVRGTTLAARGWTKEGGDLWEVLDRLEEAGCSRYVVTDVTKDGTLRGPNLELLREVVARTPKPVVASGGISSLDDIAALRELVPLGVEGAIVGKALYAGAFTLAEALDVAGD, from the coding sequence ATGAACGACTTCGCGTCAACTCCCACTCTCACCCTGCTCCCCGCAGTCGACGTCGCCGGCGGTAAGGCCGTGCGTCTGACGCAGGGCGAAGCCGGCACCGAGACCAACTACGGCGACCCGCTGGACGCCGCAGGGGAGTGGGTCGCGCAGGGTGCGAAGTGGATCCACCTGGTCGACCTGGATGCGGCCTTCGGTCGCGGCAGCAACACGCCGATCCTGCGCAAGGTGATCAAGCAGTTCCGCAACGTGAACGTCGAGCTCTCCGGCGGCATCCGTGACGACGCCACGCTGGAAGCGGCCCTGGAGAGCGGGGCGACGCGCATCAACCTGGGCACCGCAGCGCTGGAGAACCCCGAGTGGGCCGCCGACGTCATCGGACGTTACGGCGAGGCGATCGCCGTCGGCCTTGACGTGCGCGGTACGACGCTTGCGGCGCGCGGCTGGACCAAGGAGGGCGGCGACCTCTGGGAGGTGCTCGACCGTCTCGAGGAGGCCGGCTGCAGCCGCTACGTCGTGACCGACGTCACCAAGGACGGCACACTGCGCGGCCCGAACCTCGAACTTCTCCGCGAGGTCGTGGCGCGCACTCCGAAGCCCGTCGTCGCCTCGGGTGGTATCTCCAGCCTCGATGACATCGCGGCCCTCCGCGAACTGGTGCCGTTGGGCGTCGAAGGCGCCATCGTCGGCAAGGCCCTCTATGCCGGCGCCTTCACGCTGGCTGAGGCGCTGGATGTCGCAGGAGACTGA
- a CDS encoding SseB family protein, translating into MSQETDGACDHGSGAAGDSAAPGAAGDSAGVPWEGRSFEANPHAADDGSADPVLLDALLRFRAGQGSQAEVVDAFRNARVLIPLVAEKGEEGIAPNGLTVDKTQELSIVTVAAPDGRRVQPVFSSVAAMSKWDATARPIPVEAVRAALAASAEDTDLIVLDPTSDTEFVIRRPAVWAIAQGHAWEPSFLSPEVFAALQESIGHELAVIDVAVAAGDPDARLRGPELIVILELVDGLEREVLDAVLDRLAQRWASDDRIAVLADSLTVKLRRSA; encoded by the coding sequence ATGTCGCAGGAGACTGACGGCGCCTGCGATCACGGCTCGGGCGCGGCCGGCGATTCGGCAGCACCGGGCGCGGCCGGCGATTCGGCAGGCGTCCCCTGGGAGGGGCGCAGCTTCGAGGCGAATCCGCACGCCGCCGACGACGGTTCCGCCGATCCCGTGCTGCTCGATGCCCTGCTGCGCTTCCGCGCGGGGCAGGGGAGTCAGGCTGAGGTCGTCGATGCCTTCCGAAATGCGCGTGTTCTCATCCCGCTCGTCGCCGAGAAAGGCGAGGAGGGCATCGCCCCGAACGGCTTGACGGTCGACAAGACGCAGGAACTGTCGATCGTGACGGTGGCTGCTCCCGACGGCCGTCGTGTGCAGCCGGTGTTCTCCTCGGTCGCGGCGATGTCGAAGTGGGATGCCACGGCGCGGCCGATCCCGGTCGAAGCCGTGCGTGCGGCCCTGGCAGCGTCCGCAGAGGACACTGACCTGATCGTGCTGGACCCCACATCCGACACCGAGTTCGTCATCCGTCGCCCGGCAGTCTGGGCGATCGCGCAGGGGCACGCCTGGGAGCCGAGCTTCCTGTCGCCGGAGGTCTTCGCAGCTCTCCAGGAGAGCATCGGGCACGAACTCGCGGTGATCGATGTCGCTGTCGCTGCCGGCGACCCCGACGCGCGCCTGCGGGGACCCGAGCTCATCGTGATCCTCGAGCTCGTCGACGGCCTGGAGCGTGAGGTTCTCGACGCCGTGCTCGACCGACTGGCGCAGCGCTGGGCCTCCGACGATCGCATCGCCGTCCTCGCGGACTCCCTCACCGTCAAGCTCCGCCGCAGCGCCTGA
- a CDS encoding DUF1844 domain-containing protein yields MTTQGQDQADREREERWARQEEAASSATRDIADVPAVEVITTAAVHLMSAAAVKVGLAHDPDAELDLDEARKLINALAGLITAGAPEISDMHARSLRDGLRSLQLAFREASVIPDPIGKGPGEKWTGPVN; encoded by the coding sequence GTGACGACTCAGGGTCAGGACCAGGCAGATCGCGAGCGCGAAGAGCGCTGGGCACGGCAGGAGGAGGCAGCGTCTTCCGCCACGAGGGACATTGCCGATGTCCCAGCCGTCGAAGTGATCACGACAGCCGCCGTGCACTTGATGAGTGCCGCCGCCGTCAAGGTCGGCCTGGCGCACGACCCGGATGCCGAGCTCGATCTCGATGAGGCGCGCAAGCTCATCAACGCCCTCGCCGGACTCATCACCGCCGGCGCCCCGGAGATCAGCGATATGCACGCGCGGTCGCTCCGCGACGGCCTCCGGTCGCTGCAGCTCGCATTCCGCGAAGCATCCGTCATCCCCGACCCGATCGGCAAGGGGCCCGGCGAGAAGTGGACGGGCCCGGTCAACTAG
- the infC gene encoding translation initiation factor IF-3, with the protein MSDPRTNERIRVPEVRLVGPAGEQIGVVRIEAALRLAQEADLDLVEVAPNSKPPVVKIMDYGKFKYEAAQKEKEARRNQANTILKEVRFRLKIEAHDYTTKLKRAEGFLKAGDKVKAMILFRGREQSRPEQGVRLLRKFAEDVAELGTVESNPTIDGRNMVMVVAPLKSKSEAKQEQNAVRDAQRAANKQATREAKSEADAPAVVEDAAG; encoded by the coding sequence ATCAGCGATCCCCGCACTAATGAGCGCATCCGCGTCCCCGAGGTTCGCCTCGTCGGCCCCGCGGGTGAGCAGATCGGCGTCGTCCGCATCGAGGCGGCGTTGCGCCTTGCGCAGGAAGCTGACCTCGATCTCGTCGAGGTCGCCCCGAACTCGAAGCCGCCTGTGGTCAAGATCATGGACTACGGCAAGTTCAAGTACGAGGCCGCCCAGAAGGAAAAGGAAGCTCGCCGCAACCAGGCGAACACGATCCTCAAGGAAGTCCGCTTCCGTCTGAAGATCGAGGCGCACGATTACACGACCAAGCTCAAGCGCGCCGAGGGCTTCCTCAAGGCCGGAGACAAGGTCAAGGCAATGATCCTGTTCCGCGGTCGCGAGCAGTCGCGTCCCGAGCAGGGTGTGCGCTTGCTGCGCAAGTTCGCCGAGGACGTCGCCGAGCTCGGCACGGTCGAGTCGAACCCGACCATCGACGGTCGCAACATGGTCATGGTCGTGGCTCCGCTGAAGAGCAAGTCCGAGGCGAAGCAGGAGCAGAACGCTGTTCGCGACGCGCAGCGCGCTGCGAACAAGCAGGCCACGCGTGAAGCGAAGAGCGAAGCAGATGCTCCCGCCGTCGTCGAGGATGCCGCGGGCTGA
- the rpmI gene encoding 50S ribosomal protein L35 produces the protein MPKQKTHSGAKKRFKITGSGKLKKQQAGMRHNLEHKSSRRTRRLNQDQVLSKADTKVAKKLLGR, from the coding sequence ATGCCGAAGCAGAAGACCCACTCGGGTGCTAAGAAGCGCTTCAAGATCACCGGCAGCGGCAAGCTGAAGAAGCAGCAGGCCGGGATGCGTCACAACCTCGAGCACAAGTCGAGCCGTCGCACCCGTCGTCTGAACCAGGACCAGGTGCTCTCGAAGGCCGACACCAAGGTCGCGAAGAAGCTTCTCGGTCGCTGA
- the rplT gene encoding 50S ribosomal protein L20, whose translation MARVKRAVNAHKKRRVILERASGYRGQRSRLYRKAKEQVIHSLVYSYRDRRKRKGDFRRLWIQRINAAARQNGMTYNRFIQGLGLAGVTVDRRMLADLAVNDAATFTSLIETAKKALPSDVNAPKSAA comes from the coding sequence ATGGCAAGAGTAAAGCGGGCGGTAAACGCCCACAAGAAGCGTCGCGTCATCCTCGAGCGCGCCTCCGGCTACCGTGGTCAGCGTTCGCGCCTGTACCGCAAGGCCAAGGAACAGGTCATCCACTCCCTGGTCTACTCGTACCGGGATCGCCGCAAGCGCAAGGGCGACTTCCGCCGCCTGTGGATCCAGCGCATCAACGCCGCTGCACGCCAGAACGGCATGACCTACAACCGTTTCATCCAGGGCCTCGGCCTCGCGGGCGTCACGGTCGACCGTCGTATGCTCGCCGACCTCGCGGTCAACGACGCAGCGACGTTCACGTCTCTCATCGAGACGGCTAAGAAGGCTCTGCCTTCCGACGTCAACGCACCGAAGTCGGCCGCGTAA